One genomic window of Vibrio parahaemolyticus includes the following:
- a CDS encoding YkgJ family cysteine cluster protein: MNQVTLNPFPCYSCGKCCANVDLSAETKSLDRGDGICRHLNVEDKQCRIYDTRPDICRVELQYRRHYASTYTWQAFIDINLSICESLPDKLA; this comes from the coding sequence ATGAACCAAGTTACCTTAAATCCTTTCCCTTGCTATTCATGCGGTAAATGTTGTGCGAATGTTGACTTATCCGCAGAGACCAAGAGCTTGGACCGAGGTGACGGCATTTGCCGTCATCTCAATGTGGAAGATAAACAATGTCGTATCTATGACACGAGACCGGATATTTGTCGAGTGGAACTACAGTATAGAAGGCATTATGCTTCTACTTATACTTGGCAGGCGTTTATTGATATAAATTTATCAATATGTGAGAGCTTGCCTGATAAGTTGGCATAA
- a CDS encoding IS3 family transposase (programmed frameshift), with product MSSKRYPEEFKIEAVKQVTEKGHSVADVANRLGTTTHSLYAWVKRYGPDSSQHQAQSDESAEIRRLRKELQRVTEERDIPKKSRGVLRKPVRLRYAFIKANQSVWPVRRMCKILGVHPSGFYAWLKYPDSKQEKRRKYLLGLIKQFWLESGGVYGYRKIYSDLRDEGEFCGINQVHRLMKREGLQSQRGYRKPRAKAGTEHVISANKLAREFNPTAPNQSWVTDITYIKTHEGWLYLAVVVDLFSRRVIGWSMKSRITKELVLDALLIAIWRRSPSQKELVHSDQGSQYTSHDWNKFLKQHGLEASMSRRGNCHDNAVAESFFQLLKRERVKRKIYSTREDARMDIFEYIEMFYNVKRRHGSNNQLSLVEYEKQYERRLTSVY from the exons ATGAGCAGCAAAAGATATCCAGAAGAATTTAAAATTGAAGCGGTAAAACAGGTCACGGAAAAAGGTCATAGTGTGGCTGATGTTGCCAACCGCTTAGGGACGACTACCCATAGTCTTTATGCTTGGGTGAAGCGCTACGGTCCCGACTCCTCCCAACACCAAGCTCAATCTGATGAAAGTGCCGAAATTCGTAGGCTTCGGAAAGAACTGCAAAGAGTTACCGAAGAGCGGGATATAC CTAAAAAAAGCCGCGGTGTACTTCGCAAGCCAGTCCGACTGAGGTACGCCTTTATCAAAGCCAACCAGTCAGTTTGGCCTGTTCGACGGATGTGTAAAATCCTTGGGGTTCATCCAAGTGGTTTTTATGCCTGGCTAAAATACCCTGACAGCAAACAAGAGAAACGGCGTAAGTATCTTCTCGGACTTATTAAACAGTTTTGGCTGGAATCAGGTGGGGTTTATGGCTATCGGAAGATATACAGTGACCTACGAGATGAAGGGGAATTCTGTGGAATCAACCAAGTACATCGCTTGATGAAACGAGAAGGCTTACAGTCACAACGCGGGTATCGTAAACCCAGAGCTAAAGCGGGTACTGAACATGTCATTTCGGCTAACAAATTAGCCAGAGAGTTCAATCCAACGGCTCCAAACCAATCGTGGGTGACCGATATTACTTATATAAAAACACATGAAGGTTGGTTGTATCTTGCCGTTGTTGTCGATCTTTTTTCTAGAAGAGTGATTGGTTGGTCGATGAAAAGTCGAATAACTAAAGAGTTGGTTTTGGATGCGCTTTTAATTGCTATATGGCGCCGTTCTCCAAGCCAAAAGGAGCTCGTACATTCAGATCAAGGCAGTCAGTATACGAGTCACGACTGGAACAAGTTCTTAAAGCAACATGGACTGGAAGCCAGTATGAGCCGTCGAGGTAATTGTCACGATAATGCTGTGGCAGAAAGTTTTTTCCAGTTACTGAAAAGAGAACGAGTTAAACGAAAAATCTACTCTACACGGGAAGATGCTCGCATGGATATCTTTGAATATATTGAGATGTTCTACAACGTAAAACGCAGGCACGGTTCCAATAATCAATTGTCGCTTGTAGAGTATGAGAAGCAATATGAGAGAAGACTAACTAGTGTCTACTGA
- a CDS encoding integrase arm-type DNA-binding domain-containing protein, protein MAKLTVKKVEALIKSGDGKTQRHADGEGLYLVVPASGTASWMLRFSSNKKRREMTLGKVRDLSLANARLEAATKMKLVREGFAPLLQRKRAEQESIKTVNDLFEDWYPTLVKRLKHPNIPKRVYTKDIAPHIGDIPLDKITARDIRTAITAINDSGRPTIVNDA, encoded by the coding sequence ATGGCTAAGTTGACGGTTAAGAAAGTAGAAGCACTCATTAAATCTGGTGATGGTAAAACACAACGTCATGCCGATGGAGAGGGCTTATACCTTGTGGTTCCAGCATCGGGTACCGCAAGCTGGATGTTACGTTTTTCCTCCAATAAGAAACGCCGTGAGATGACACTTGGTAAGGTCAGAGATCTCTCCTTGGCTAACGCCCGTCTAGAAGCTGCTACTAAAATGAAGCTGGTCCGTGAAGGCTTTGCCCCCCTTTTACAACGTAAACGCGCAGAACAAGAAAGTATCAAAACCGTTAACGACCTATTCGAAGATTGGTACCCAACCTTAGTTAAGCGCCTTAAACACCCGAATATCCCCAAACGTGTCTATACCAAAGACATCGCGCCCCACATCGGTGACATCCCACTCGATAAAATTACAGCCCGTGATATTCGCACCGCGATCACTGCGATTAATGACTCTGGCCGCCCAACCATCGTCAATGACGCCTAG